A region from the Desulfitobacterium dehalogenans ATCC 51507 genome encodes:
- the cutC gene encoding choline trimethylamine-lyase, protein MDSKEFSAKFADVTKNLSPEETAIVMKLFQEISKELAAHSPSPAYQERKSPVYEGEITGLTPRLNNLRTVYLQAKPSVSIDRARAFTQVTRENPGLPRILLRAKCFRRACETAPLFIQKDELIVGHPCGKPRAGAFSPDIAWRWVRDELDTMATRAQDPFQISEEDKRILREEIFPFWEGKSVDEICQKQYEDAGIWSFSGESFVSDLSYHQINGGGDTAPGYDVILIKKGIKGVRQEAEDRLSKLSMENPEDLDKIYFYKAEIETCDGILAYAQRLSNYARELADREVDSVRKQELHKISDILTWVPAHPPRTFYEALQSIWTLESLFVVEENQTGISLGRLDQYIYPMFKADMESGRLNKLEAFELLSCFLIKCSEVMWLSSEQGAKYFAGYQPFINCTVGGQKRTGGDATNELTYLIMDAVRFTKMYQPSLACRIHNQSPQNYLKKIVEVVKAGLGFPACHFDDSHIKMMLAKGFSIEDSRDYCLMGCVEPQKSGGIYQWTSTGYTQWPIAIEFVLNRGVMKWRGTMEGLDTGDLDDFRTYEEFDAACKQQIEHIIRLSAIGTIVSQRVHRELVPKPLMSLLVEGCMEKGTDVTSGGARINFGPGLIFSGLGTYADSMAAIKKLVFEEKKVTLKQIRDALNANFEGYEALRTDCLNAPKYGNDDDYADLIASDIIVWTERVHNSFKMLFSHFTHGTLSISNNTPIGEITGATPNGRLAWTPLSDGISPTQGADKFGPTAIIKSVSKLSVESMNIGMVHNFKLLRGILETPEGENGLITLLRTASILGNGQMQFSYVDNEVLKRAQLEPDKYRDLIIRVAGYSAYFVELCKEVQDEIISRTVLDHF, encoded by the coding sequence ACTGGCGGCACATTCCCCATCCCCGGCGTACCAAGAGAGAAAGTCCCCTGTGTACGAAGGGGAAATCACCGGTCTTACGCCGCGTTTAAACAATCTGCGCACAGTCTATTTACAAGCCAAACCCAGTGTCAGCATCGATCGGGCCAGAGCATTCACCCAAGTAACCAGGGAAAATCCCGGCTTACCTAGGATTCTGCTCCGGGCCAAGTGTTTCAGAAGGGCCTGTGAGACGGCGCCTCTCTTCATTCAAAAAGACGAACTCATTGTGGGACATCCTTGCGGAAAACCGCGGGCCGGTGCGTTTTCACCGGATATTGCCTGGAGATGGGTTCGGGATGAACTGGATACTATGGCCACCAGAGCACAGGATCCCTTCCAAATCAGTGAAGAAGATAAGCGCATCCTCCGGGAAGAAATCTTCCCTTTCTGGGAAGGGAAAAGCGTGGACGAGATTTGTCAGAAACAATACGAAGATGCCGGGATCTGGTCCTTTTCCGGTGAGTCCTTTGTGAGTGACCTTTCCTACCATCAAATCAACGGCGGCGGCGATACCGCCCCCGGATATGATGTAATCCTGATTAAAAAAGGAATTAAAGGGGTAAGGCAGGAAGCTGAGGACAGATTGAGCAAATTGTCCATGGAGAACCCGGAAGACCTCGACAAGATCTACTTCTATAAAGCAGAGATTGAGACTTGTGACGGCATTTTGGCTTATGCCCAACGGCTTTCCAATTATGCCCGAGAATTAGCCGACCGGGAGGTGGATTCCGTACGGAAACAGGAACTGCACAAGATCTCTGATATTTTGACCTGGGTTCCCGCCCATCCGCCCCGTACCTTCTATGAAGCCCTTCAATCGATTTGGACCCTTGAATCCCTGTTTGTCGTTGAAGAGAACCAGACAGGTATTTCCCTGGGACGTTTGGATCAATATATTTACCCCATGTTCAAGGCCGATATGGAAAGCGGCCGGCTCAACAAACTGGAAGCCTTCGAATTGTTGAGCTGTTTTCTGATCAAATGCTCGGAAGTAATGTGGCTGTCCAGTGAGCAGGGAGCTAAATATTTCGCCGGCTATCAACCCTTCATCAACTGTACTGTAGGCGGCCAGAAGCGCACCGGAGGGGATGCCACCAACGAGCTGACCTATCTGATCATGGATGCCGTTCGCTTTACCAAGATGTATCAACCTTCTCTGGCCTGCCGAATCCATAATCAATCCCCCCAAAACTATCTGAAAAAGATTGTCGAAGTGGTAAAAGCCGGGTTAGGTTTCCCTGCCTGTCACTTTGATGACAGTCATATCAAGATGATGCTGGCGAAAGGCTTCAGCATTGAAGATTCCCGGGACTATTGCCTTATGGGCTGTGTTGAACCTCAGAAATCCGGCGGTATCTATCAGTGGACATCCACCGGCTATACCCAATGGCCCATCGCCATCGAATTTGTTCTGAACCGCGGCGTTATGAAATGGCGGGGCACGATGGAAGGTCTTGATACCGGCGATCTTGACGACTTCAGGACTTATGAAGAATTTGATGCCGCTTGTAAGCAACAAATTGAGCATATCATTCGTTTATCAGCGATTGGCACCATTGTGAGTCAGCGTGTCCATCGAGAACTCGTTCCTAAACCCCTGATGTCTCTGCTGGTCGAAGGCTGTATGGAAAAAGGGACGGATGTTACCAGCGGTGGAGCGCGGATCAATTTTGGTCCTGGATTGATCTTCTCCGGCCTGGGAACTTATGCAGACTCTATGGCGGCGATCAAAAAGCTGGTATTTGAAGAGAAGAAGGTCACCCTGAAACAAATCAGGGATGCCCTGAATGCCAATTTTGAGGGCTACGAAGCTTTGCGCACCGATTGCCTTAATGCGCCGAAATACGGAAATGATGATGATTATGCTGATTTAATTGCCTCCGATATCATTGTTTGGACCGAACGGGTTCACAATTCCTTTAAAATGCTCTTTTCCCATTTTACTCATGGCACCCTTTCCATTTCCAACAACACACCCATCGGTGAAATAACCGGGGCGACACCGAACGGACGGCTGGCCTGGACACCGCTGTCGGACGGAATCAGTCCGACCCAAGGTGCGGATAAATTCGGACCCACAGCCATCATCAAATCCGTCAGCAAGCTGAGCGTTGAATCCATGAATATTGGCATGGTGCATAACTTCAAACTACTGCGCGGTATTCTCGAAACTCCGGAAGGGGAAAACGGCCTGATCACCTTGCTCAGAACAGCATCCATCCTCGGCAACGGCCAGATGCAATTCAGCTATGTGGATAATGAAGTTCTGAAACGGGCTCAACTCGAACCGGATAAGTATCGGGATCTAATTATTCGCGTCGCCGGATACAGCGCCTACTTCGTGGAATTGTGCAAAGAGGTTCAGGACGAAATCATCAGCCGCACCGTTTTGGATCACTTTTAA
- the cutD gene encoding choline TMA-lyase-activating enzyme, translating into MSTEICSILERQARIFNVQKYSLYDGPGIRTLIFFKGCPLRCRWCSNPEGLERKYQVMYMEDSCIHCGNCSPVCPVNIHFFANQDVKPARTYYEPTKHTINRSIDCVGCRKCEAICPKKALSIAGTDLKISDVLEIIQQDALFYLSSGGGVTLGGGEVTAQPEFATNLLMECQRMGINTAIETCGYAKLDTLLMIAQFTDLFLYDLKHIDSDRHYELTGVRNERILDNLTELIHRGFNVKIRMPLIRGMNDSKDTICRTMEFLQPFNSCKNFQGIDLLPYHKLGINKYKQLDMSYTITEDLSFKAEELDEIARIIGGYELQASIIRH; encoded by the coding sequence ATGAGTACTGAAATTTGCAGCATTTTAGAACGGCAGGCGAGGATCTTCAATGTTCAGAAGTATTCTCTCTATGACGGGCCGGGCATAAGAACCCTGATTTTCTTTAAAGGATGTCCCCTGAGATGCCGATGGTGTTCCAACCCGGAGGGACTGGAGCGAAAATACCAGGTCATGTATATGGAAGACTCATGTATTCACTGTGGCAATTGTAGTCCGGTTTGCCCTGTCAATATCCACTTTTTTGCCAATCAGGACGTCAAACCGGCACGCACCTACTATGAACCGACTAAGCACACCATCAACCGGAGCATCGACTGTGTAGGCTGCCGCAAGTGTGAAGCAATCTGTCCGAAAAAGGCCCTCTCCATTGCCGGTACGGATCTGAAAATCTCTGATGTGCTGGAAATCATCCAACAAGACGCACTCTTCTACCTGAGCTCAGGTGGAGGAGTCACCCTTGGCGGAGGGGAAGTAACAGCCCAGCCCGAGTTTGCCACCAATCTGCTCATGGAATGTCAACGGATGGGAATCAATACCGCCATTGAAACCTGTGGGTATGCCAAGCTGGATACTTTGCTCATGATCGCTCAGTTTACCGATTTGTTTTTGTATGATCTTAAGCACATCGACTCGGATCGGCACTACGAACTGACAGGGGTACGGAATGAACGCATTCTCGATAATCTGACCGAGCTGATTCACCGCGGATTCAATGTCAAGATCAGAATGCCCCTTATTCGAGGGATGAATGACAGCAAAGACACGATCTGCCGCACCATGGAATTCCTTCAACCCTTCAACAGCTGCAAGAACTTTCAGGGAATCGACTTGCTGCCTTATCACAAATTAGGAATCAATAAATATAAGCAGTTGGATATGAGCTACACCATTACCGAGGATTTGAGTTTTAAGGCCGAAGAGTTGGATGAGATCGCTCGAATCATTGGGGGATACGAGCTGCAGGCCAGTATCATCAGGCATTGA
- the eutS gene encoding ethanolamine utilization microcompartment protein EutS, with product MSVTDDFDRKRIIQEYVPGKQVTLAHVIASPVQDLYERLGIEERGAIGILTLTPSETAIIAADIATKASDVEIGFLDRFTGSLVLSGDVASVQAAIMAINDTLEKLLSFTTARITST from the coding sequence ATGAGTGTTACCGATGACTTTGACAGAAAACGAATAATTCAAGAATACGTTCCCGGCAAGCAGGTCACGCTGGCTCATGTTATCGCTTCACCGGTACAGGACTTATACGAACGTCTCGGCATTGAAGAACGGGGAGCCATTGGAATCTTAACCCTCACACCCAGTGAGACGGCGATCATCGCCGCGGATATAGCCACCAAGGCCTCCGATGTGGAGATAGGTTTTTTGGACCGCTTTACAGGTTCTTTGGTACTATCCGGTGATGTGGCAAGTGTTCAGGCAGCCATCATGGCCATCAATGACACCCTGGAAAAGCTGTTGAGCTTTACCACGGCCAGGATAACCAGCACATGA